From Microcystis aeruginosa NIES-2549, a single genomic window includes:
- a CDS encoding helix-hairpin-helix domain-containing protein: MSNLSPRPPESSEWIWLSLVPVFGGLAIANAGKKTNNQSWLSVGIALTIISFIFLTQEAFIVIWFAQIGLGLYIRQQLNSHPIASANRTDSRQSSSPLEKIDINSCSTNDLVHKLGLPIVYANDIVSVRNEGHIFTHLEELHFLAGLPENYLKKLEPLIIFAYDIRQEVDVSWRCLNYYSVAELVNLGLDFSLADKIVAEREKNGVYRSAIEVRNRTGIPLKSYQQLL; encoded by the coding sequence ATGTCTAATCTCTCTCCTCGCCCTCCCGAATCTTCCGAGTGGATCTGGCTATCCTTAGTCCCAGTTTTCGGGGGACTTGCCATTGCTAATGCTGGCAAAAAAACTAATAACCAAAGTTGGTTATCCGTCGGCATTGCTTTGACAATTATCTCCTTTATTTTCCTTACACAAGAGGCTTTTATCGTCATTTGGTTTGCCCAAATCGGCCTGGGTTTATACATCCGTCAACAGCTTAATTCCCATCCAATAGCTTCGGCAAATAGAACCGATTCTAGACAGTCATCCTCTCCTCTCGAAAAAATTGATATTAACAGCTGTTCCACCAACGATCTGGTTCATAAATTAGGGTTGCCGATTGTCTATGCCAATGATATTGTTTCTGTCCGTAATGAAGGACATATTTTTACCCATTTGGAAGAATTACACTTCCTGGCTGGTTTACCAGAAAATTATCTCAAAAAATTAGAACCTTTGATTATCTTTGCCTACGATATTCGCCAAGAAGTTGACGTTTCTTGGCGTTGTTTAAACTACTACTCCGTTGCGGAATTAGTCAATCTCGGTCTTGACTTTTCCCTGGCTGATAAAATTGTCGCTGAAAGAGAAAAAAACGGTGTCTATCGTTCGGCCATCGAAGTTAGAAACCGGACAGGTATTCCCTTAAAATCCTATCAGCAATTGCTTTAA
- a CDS encoding DUF2555 domain-containing protein, producing MTVISFTDQDIAKYTAADIASLAERLEKDEYSNPFEALRDWHLLRAIAFQRQELAEPYLYLLDLEAYDEA from the coding sequence ATGACAGTTATAAGCTTCACTGATCAAGATATTGCCAAATATACCGCCGCTGATATTGCTTCTTTAGCCGAACGACTAGAAAAAGATGAGTATAGTAACCCTTTCGAGGCTTTGCGGGATTGGCATCTGTTGCGGGCGATCGCTTTTCAAAGACAGGAATTAGCCGAACCTTATCTTTATCTGTTGGATCTAGAAGCCTACGATGAGGCTTAA
- a CDS encoding SDR family NAD(P)-dependent oxidoreductase, whose product MKTALITGASTGIGVVFARQLAQRQMELILVARSRDKLEQLAAELEEQYGVKVTVIVQDLTVAGAGKLVYDTVNQKGINVDLLVNNAGFGDYGAFSEQDLARQLEMIQLNNLVLVELSHYFLRPMLAGTGGAIINVASIAGFQPLPYLSVYAATKAFVLSFSESLWAENKDKGVKILALCPGPTESNFFEVARFPRAFMGKNGRLDSAEVVVQEALTALANKRPNVVAGKLANKIIVNLPRFLPRSWIVSLIEKQFKL is encoded by the coding sequence ATGAAAACAGCCCTCATTACTGGCGCTTCCACTGGTATCGGTGTCGTCTTTGCTCGTCAACTTGCTCAACGGCAAATGGAGCTAATTTTAGTCGCTAGATCTAGGGATAAACTAGAACAATTAGCAGCGGAATTAGAGGAACAATACGGGGTAAAAGTGACAGTTATCGTTCAAGATCTGACCGTTGCCGGGGCAGGAAAGCTGGTATATGATACGGTGAACCAAAAAGGAATCAACGTTGATTTACTGGTAAATAATGCTGGTTTTGGTGATTATGGTGCTTTTAGCGAGCAGGATTTAGCCCGACAGTTAGAAATGATCCAGTTAAATAATCTGGTATTGGTGGAATTAAGCCACTATTTTCTCCGTCCCATGCTTGCTGGCACTGGGGGGGCAATTATCAATGTTGCTTCTATTGCCGGGTTTCAACCGCTGCCCTATCTTTCCGTTTATGCAGCCACAAAAGCTTTTGTCCTCAGCTTTAGCGAGTCTCTCTGGGCAGAAAATAAAGATAAAGGCGTTAAAATCCTTGCTCTTTGCCCCGGTCCGACGGAATCTAATTTTTTTGAGGTGGCCCGATTTCCCAGGGCTTTTATGGGCAAAAACGGCCGGTTAGATTCGGCGGAAGTGGTGGTACAAGAGGCTTTAACTGCCTTGGCAAACAAACGCCCCAACGTGGTAGCCGGTAAATTGGCTAATAAAATTATCGTCAATCTGCCCCGTTTTTTACCTAGAAGTTGGATCGTGTCTTTGATAGAAAAGCAATTCAAGCTATAA
- a CDS encoding IS5-like element ISMae6 family transposase: MYRKSELPSTPPENFELPFEGKLSQDNRWVIMANLIPWSEFEAEYASLFSEEMGTPAKTFRTALGALIIKEKLGTSDRETVEQIKENPYLQYFLGFSSYSNEPRFEASMLVHFRERITLELINKVNRFMVKNSREIKEEENTEKKLESETQSQPENRGKLILDASCAPADISYPTDLNLLNQGRKQTEKIIDILYETLKGKLVQKPRTYRLLARKSYLEVAKKRKPTVKQRRKALKRQLQYLKRNLDHIEQLLAEGASLQSLKKRDYKLLLVVTEVYRQQLWMYQNNKQSIEDRIVSLTQPHIRPIVRGKAGKPVEFGAKFSASCIDGYIFLDRISWDNFNESGDLKAQIEAYYDYTGYYPESVHVDKIYRTRENRAWCKERGIRISGPPLGRPAKNVSKEQKKQATDDERIRNCIEGKFGQGKRRFSLGKVMAKLPHTSFSAIAITFLVMNLSNLLRQVFWAFLCLKWKNSTFSRSMIRISYNLKINQQLKLMLVAK, encoded by the coding sequence ATGTACCGTAAAAGCGAGTTACCCTCAACCCCACCAGAAAACTTCGAGCTGCCCTTTGAGGGGAAATTATCCCAAGACAATCGTTGGGTAATTATGGCCAACCTCATTCCCTGGTCAGAATTTGAAGCGGAATACGCATCACTTTTTTCAGAAGAAATGGGCACACCCGCCAAAACATTCAGGACAGCACTCGGAGCATTAATTATTAAAGAAAAATTAGGAACAAGCGATAGAGAAACGGTAGAACAAATCAAAGAAAATCCTTATTTACAATACTTCTTGGGGTTTTCATCCTACAGCAATGAACCCCGGTTTGAAGCGTCAATGTTGGTTCACTTTCGAGAAAGAATCACTCTGGAACTAATTAATAAAGTGAATCGCTTTATGGTCAAAAATTCGAGAGAAATAAAAGAAGAAGAAAACACCGAAAAAAAGTTAGAGAGCGAAACCCAAAGTCAACCAGAAAATCGAGGTAAATTAATTTTAGATGCCAGTTGTGCGCCCGCAGATATTAGTTATCCTACGGATTTAAACCTGTTAAATCAAGGAAGAAAACAAACCGAAAAAATTATTGATATTCTCTATGAAACTTTAAAAGGAAAACTTGTTCAAAAACCGAGAACCTATCGTCTTCTAGCCAGAAAAAGTTATTTAGAAGTAGCGAAAAAAAGAAAACCTACCGTCAAACAAAGACGAAAAGCTCTGAAAAGACAACTGCAATATCTGAAAAGAAATCTCGACCATATTGAACAACTTTTAGCAGAAGGAGCCTCTCTACAAAGCTTGAAAAAAAGAGACTATAAACTGTTGTTAGTAGTCACAGAAGTTTATCGTCAACAACTCTGGATGTACCAAAATAACAAACAGAGTATTGAAGACAGAATTGTCAGCTTAACTCAACCCCACATCCGTCCGATAGTCAGAGGAAAAGCTGGAAAACCCGTAGAATTTGGGGCTAAATTCTCAGCAAGCTGTATAGATGGTTACATATTTTTAGACCGAATTAGTTGGGATAACTTTAATGAATCAGGAGATTTAAAAGCACAAATAGAAGCTTATTATGACTATACAGGATACTATCCAGAATCAGTTCATGTGGACAAAATTTATCGAACCAGAGAAAACCGAGCTTGGTGTAAAGAAAGGGGAATCAGAATCAGTGGTCCCCCATTAGGAAGACCAGCCAAAAATGTTAGTAAAGAACAAAAGAAACAAGCTACCGATGATGAGAGGATTCGGAATTGTATAGAGGGCAAATTTGGACAGGGGAAAAGAAGATTTAGCTTAGGTAAAGTGATGGCTAAACTTCCTCATACTTCCTTTTCAGCGATTGCTATTACTTTTTTAGTCATGAATCTTTCTAACCTGTTGAGGCAGGTTTTTTGGGCTTTTTTATGTCTGAAATGGAAAAACAGCACTTTTTCTCGGTCAATGATTAGGATAAGTTATAACTTAAAAATTAATCAACAACTAAAGCTTATGCTTGTAGCTAAGTGA